Sequence from the Nitrospiraceae bacterium genome:
AGTATGCTGAGTGCTGTAGCGCTTGGGGGCTGGTTGCTGGGTCGATCATGGGAAGAATCGGTCTTCTGGGGATTGTTGTTGTCATTGAGCAGCACCGCCATTGTCCTCAAAATTCTAGGGGATCGAGGCGAGATTGATGCGCTGCATGGTCAGGCGACCATGGCAATTCTTATTTTCCAGGATTTAGCCGTCGTGGCTATGATTTTGCTGACCCCGGTATTGGGACCTGGTTCTCATGGTGATCCACGCGTCATTGTCGAAACACTCATGAAATCGGTCATGGTTGTGGGATTAATTGTACTGGCTGCTCGGGTTCTTGTGCCTCATGTTCTTCATCTTATTGTAGGGACTCGAAGTCGAGAGTTATTTCTCCTGTCGATTATTGTATTGGGGCTGGGAACGGCTTGGTTGACCTCCCTCGCGGGGTTGTCATTGGCTCTTGGCGCATTTATTGCGGGGCTGGTGATTTCTGAATCGGAATATAGTCATCAGGCACTGGCCGAAGTCATTCCTTTTCGGGATAGTTTTAATAGTTTATTTTTTGTCTCAGTGGGGATGTTAATGAATCCTTCGGTCATCGCGGAGTTTCCCATGCTGGTGATGGGGTTGCTGGTGCTTGTCGTGTTGGGCAAGTTCCTCACAGGAACCGGAGCGGTATTCCTTGCTGGAGCTCCCCTTTCTTCTGCATTGTTAACGGGAGTGGCATTAGCGCAGGTTGGAGAATTTGCCTTTATTCTCGCCCGGGTGGGTCAGGGAGAAGGGTTATTGGACACGCAAGCCTATAATATTTTTCTTGCCGTATCGGTGTTGTCCATGACAATTACGCCATTTTTGATTCAATGGGCTCCCCGCCTGGCTAGACGTACCGAGGCTCTTGACCGCCTAAAACATTGGTTCCCTCGACGTCAGGTCCATGCACTGCAAAATACCAAGATTAAAGTCAAAGATCATGTCATTATCGTGGGTTATGGCTTAAATGGCCGGAATCTTGCCAGGGTATTAAGTGATATGGAGATTCCGTTTGTGGTGCTGGACGTCAATCCTGATGTCGTGCGGGCTGATCAAAAAGGGCGGGGCACCTTGCTCTATGGGGATGGGACAAACCCCAGAGTGTTGACTCAAGCCGGAATATTATTGGCGCGGGTACTCGTGGTGGCTACCTCTGACCCCTTTGGCGCGCGCCGGATTGTTCAGCAAGCACGACAACTCAATCCCACTCTTCATATTGTCGTACGAACGCGCTATTTGAAGGAATTACAAGATCTCCAAGAGCTAGGAGCCAATGATGTCGTGCCGGAAGAATTCGAAACATCAATCGAGATTTTTGCCCTGGTTCTCCGCACATATCAGACACCGAAGGCCATGATCCAAGACAAAGTTGAACAAATCCGTCGGGAGGGGTATCTCCTACTCCGAAGAGGGGAGCTACCTGAGCTAGCTCACCATCTGCGTGCTGGAACATTGGCTGATGTGCAAGTCGATACCTGTCGGGTGGAACACGATTCTCCCGTGTTAGGGAAACCATTGACGC
This genomic interval carries:
- a CDS encoding cation:proton antiporter — encoded protein: MTEVHILRDVLIIFSISVLVVFVFQKLRLPAVAGFLVSGTLVGPYGLNLISDVHQVETLAEIGVVLLLFTIGLETSLSRIRASRRLLWVGGPLQILSMLSAVALGGWLLGRSWEESVFWGLLLSLSSTAIVLKILGDRGEIDALHGQATMAILIFQDLAVVAMILLTPVLGPGSHGDPRVIVETLMKSVMVVGLIVLAARVLVPHVLHLIVGTRSRELFLLSIIVLGLGTAWLTSLAGLSLALGAFIAGLVISESEYSHQALAEVIPFRDSFNSLFFVSVGMLMNPSVIAEFPMLVMGLLVLVVLGKFLTGTGAVFLAGAPLSSALLTGVALAQVGEFAFILARVGQGEGLLDTQAYNIFLAVSVLSMTITPFLIQWAPRLARRTEALDRLKHWFPRRQVHALQNTKIKVKDHVIIVGYGLNGRNLARVLSDMEIPFVVLDVNPDVVRADQKGRGTLLYGDGTNPRVLTQAGILLARVLVVATSDPFGARRIVQQARQLNPTLHIVVRTRYLKELQDLQELGANDVVPEEFETSIEIFALVLRTYQTPKAMIQDKVEQIRREGYLLLRRGELPELAHHLRAGTLADVQVDTCRVEHDSPVLGKPLTQLHIHGRTGASVIAITRGGVTQSNPSRETILEPGDVLVLLGAREQIRKAIALLVDAKI